The following is a genomic window from Hymenobacter sp. APR13.
GATATCGACATTGGGACGGTGCAGGACCTGACCGTGCACAGCAAGTACGGCGACGTGGCCCTGGGCACGGTGCAGAACCTGCGCGGCACCTCCGGCTACTCCCGCTTCAGCATCGACAAGCTCTCCGACCGCCTCGACATGACGGTGCAGTACTGCCCCAACTTCGAGGTGCGCAACACCGGCAAAAACTTCCGCGTCATCAACCTCGACGGCGGCTACAGCACCATCCTGCTCAACTTCGCCGACGATGCCGGCTTCAACTTCGACGTGAACACCCAGCACGGCAAGCTGCTCGTGGACAAGAAGCTGGTGCGGGTGGAGGCCGAGGAAAGCGGCCCGGCGTCCAGCGACATGCAGGGCACCTTCGGCGTGGCCAGCCGCAGCCGCTCAGCCGCCAGCAACGTCAACATCAAAGTGCGCTACGGCAACGTCCGCTTTAATCGGTAAGTGATGAGGTGATGTGATGGGGTGATGAAGTGATGGGGTTATGAGGTAATGAAGAAATAAAGTCAGCCCATCCGTCATGCAGAGGCGCAGCCGAAGCATCTCGCCAGTGTGGTAAAGCCACTACACTCGCCAGATGCTTCGGCTGCGCCTCTATCGTGACACCTCATCACCTCATCACCCAACAACTGCCGTTCTTTGTGGTATGCGTACTCGTTTCTGCGGTTTGTTCCTTTCCTTGCTGCTAGCCGGGCCGACCGCGCCGCTGCTGGCCCAAACTCCTGCTGCCATGTCCGCTACCAAGCCTGCTGCCCCGGCTCCTGCCGCGTTGCCTTCTGCCATGCGCACCTACTCGCTGCGCCTGACGCCCGGCCAGGACCTGCGCCAGCAGCTCAACGCCTTTGTGGAGCAGCAGCAGATAAAGGCCGGCGCCCTCGTGACGTGCGTGGGCAGCCTCACCCAAGCTACTTTGCGGCTGGCCAACCAAGAAGGCCCCAGCGTGTACCGCGGCCACTTCGAAATCGTGAGCCTGGTGGGCACGCTTTCCACCAACGGCAGCCACCTGCACCTGGCCGTGTCTGACTCCACGGGGCGCACGCTGGGCGGGCATCTGCTCGATGGCAACCTAATCTACACCACCGCCGAGCTGGTGCTGGGCGTGCTCGAAGACGTGGAGTTCCGGCGCGAGCCCGACCCCACGTTCGGCTACCGCGAGCTGACCGTGTATCCGGCCCCGCGGAACCGGAGGCGGCATAAAAAATAATCTTATACAGAATGGCTATAATATTAATTGCTATTTATATTTTGAACGGATGTTTTAATTTCTTGTGATTTGCATTCCTTGTCTGTAGCAGGGCATGAAGCAACGACTATTAGCCTATACTCTAAATAATTGTTTACACTTATGGCTCAGGGAAGAATTGGTGTCGTTCTGACTATGGCATTATTGGCTCATCAGCCTTTATTGGCACAACGTAATATATCTTTTCTGGCAATAGCCCAAGGCCAGGTGTCTAAACCCTATTTCGCTACGGATGACGTAGTCAGCTCACGGCTCTCACTGCGCCTGAAGCCCGACCGGACCCTGGGGATAGGAGTGCAATACAACATCACGCCCATCTGGGGGATAAAAGCTACTGCCGCCGTGCTGGATTATGGGCTGGAGTTTGCCGACCAATCGGACTATGTACGCAACAGGTGGCAGAGCAAAGGCAAAACCGGTCTGACAGTAAATGCACGGGAGTATTCGCTGCAGGCTGTGGCTGCTAAGCCACTGCGCAAAAAACCCCGGCGCCATTGGCTGGCCGAGGCCGGGATTGATGTACTGGATGCCCGATTTGGTATTGCTATCAGCGAATTCATGTATGGGTTTGGTTCCGGCGACCCTTCCACCGGTTTGGGTCAGGGAGGGACACTCACGGCCCGTCCGCTCAAATACAACCCGTACCGGGTAGGTCTGAGGGCAGCGGCTGGGCAGCAGTGGTCGTTTGGTGCCCATAGCTCGCTGGCCCTGCAACTGGTCGGAAGTATAGGGCTGAGCGAACTGGAGCGTTGGCAATTAGATTACACCGTGTGGGACATTTCCGCTACCGTTGATCCGGTATCATACCGCAATGTGATTGGCAAAAGATTAAGCTATGTAGGGTTGCGGTCAACCTACCGCTTCCAGCTATAGCGCCCCACTTCCAGCTCAGCAGGCTGGTGGTTGAAAATTTCTTTATGTCCGGCGGCCGGCCTGTTTTAGGCCGGCCGTTCCGTGCGTATACTTGTAGGAATATCTGCCGGCTCCGCGCGGGTCGCGGCTATGCATTGCCTTCTTTATCTATTCTTTTTGATGCGACTACCTTCTTATGGTGCGGTGCTGGCCTTGCTGGCCGCCGCGCCCCTGGCCGCGCAGGGCCAGAAAGCGGCCGTACGCCCCGCTGCTACCACTTCTGCTACTACGGCCGCGGCCACCCTGCCGCCCCTCGTCGATTCGCGGCAGGCCGTAAACCAGGGCATTGAACTGCACGACCAGGGCGACTACGCCGGGGCCATTGCCCTGTACAGCAGCATCACGCCCGGCGACACGCTGTATGCCGCCGCCCAGAGCGAGCTGGCCACCAGCTACGTGGCGCTGGAAAAATACCAGGAAGCCGTAGACGCCGCCACCCGCGCCCTGGCCCAGCACTTCCACGACCCGCAGCCCTACGTGGCGCTGTCGTGGGCCGAGGAGGAGCTCAAGCACCCCGAAAAGGCCCAGGCCGCCTACGATACCGGCCTCAAGCACTTCCCCTACAATCAGAATCTGTGGTTCAACCAGGGCGTGTTTCAGGTGGCCACCAAGCAGTTTGCCCCAGGCTTTGCCAGCCTGCAGCGTGGGGTGTCCCTGAAGCCCACCCACGCCAACAGTCATTATCAGCTGGCCTACCTGGCCAGCCGGCAGGGCCACACCAGCCACGCCATGCTCAGCATGCTCACGTACCTGCTGCTGCAGCCTGCGGCCAGCAGCCACAACATGCTGGTGGCCCTGGAAGAGCAGGCCACCCGCACGGCGGTGGTGGAAGAAGCTGATAAAATTGCCCCGTTCACGCCCAACGCTGCTTTCACGGAGCTCGATGCCCTGCTCGATTCCAAGATTGCGCTGCGCAAGGACTATGTGTCGAAGGTGAAATTTGATGCGGCGCTGGTGAAGCAGCTACAGCTGCTGGTGGAGAAGTTTCCGGCCCCGGCTGCTGCCTCTACCGACGACTTCTGGCTGCGCCTCTACGGCCCGCTGGTAACCCAGCTCCGCCTCAACGACAACCTGACCACTGCCACCTACCTCGCCCTGGCCTCCGCCGACGACCAGAAGGCCGCCCAGTGGATCAAGGGCAACAAGAGCCGCATCGAGAAATTCTACACGGCCATTTCGCCGGCGCTGCTGCAGATTCGGGAGCAGCAGTCATTTATGCACGACGGCAAATCCGTGCAGGCCAAAGGCTGGTTTGATGATAAGGGCGTGCTCAACGGCATCGGCGAAGGCACGGTGGAAGGGGAGGAGCGCCGCTTTACGGGGCCGTGGCTGTTCACGGACGAGAGCGGCACCGTTCGGCAGCAGGGCCTCTACGGCCCTGATTTCAAGCGCACCGGCCCCTGGCGCATCTACTACGCCACCGGCGTGCTGGAGCGCACCGCCACTTACCGCAATGGCGAGCTGGACGGCCTCGTGCGCGACTACCACGACAACGGCCAGCCCGCCAGCGAGGCCACGTACGTCAACGGCAAGACCGAGGGCGTGCTGAAGGTGTTCAGCTACTGCGGCGAGCTGGAAGGCACCCGCACCTTCCGGGCCGGCGACCTGAGCGGCCCTTACCGGGAGCTGTACCCCGACGGCAAAACCAAGATGCAGGTGGAAGTGCGCGCCGACAAGCAGGAGGGCGCCCAAACCCACTTCTACCCCGACGGCACCAAGGAGTACGAGTACAACTACGTGGGCGGCAAAAAGCAGGGCCCTTTCCTGGTGAACTACGCCGACAACCAGCCCGAAAAGCGCGGCACCTACGACCAGGACGAGCTGCACGGCCCCTACACCGACTACTTCTCCAACGGCCAGCTGCAGAACACCGGCACCTACACCCGCGGCAAGCAGACCGGCGTGTGGAAAAGCTACTTCGCCGACGGCCGCCCCAGCGACGAGAAAAGCTTCGACGAGGCCGGCGAGCTGCACGGCCCCTTCCGCGACTACACCTACCAGGGCAAGCTCTACGCCGAAGTGGAGTACGAGCACGGCCGCATCACGCGGCAGCGCTACTTCGACCCCGCCACCGGCAGCCGTCTGCAGGATACGCCCGTGCCCAAAAAGGGCCGCGTGGCCGTGCAGATCTACGGCGCCGAAACCGGCGTGACCGGCACTGGCACCTACATCGACGGCTTCATGGAAGGCGAGTGGCGCTGGAGCTACGCCAACGGCCTGCTGCAGCAAATCCGGCACTATAAGCTGGGCCAGCTGCAGGGCCCGGCCCTCGACTACCACGCCAACGGCCAGCTCAAGCAGCGCACCAGCTACGACGGCGGCCAGCTGGAGGGCAGCTTCGAGAGCTTCCTGCGCGACGGCCAGCGCTACCAGACCGGCTACTACCGCGCCGGCCAGCAGCAGGGCCCCTGGCGCGAGTTCTACGCCGACGGCCAGGTGAGCGAGGAGTACGAAATGCACCAGGGCCAGAAAAACGGCCCCACCCGCAGCTTCGCCCCCAACGGCAAGCTCACCGAGTCGCGCCTCTACGGCTTCGGGCGCAAGCTGCAGCTGACCACCTACGACACCCTGGGCCGCACCGTCAGCCACGTGGCGCTCCGCCCCGATACCAAGGAGTTCACCTTCACCTTCCCCGGCGGCCAGCCCCACTACCGCACCCAGGTGGCTTGCTACGAAAACCGCGGCCCGGCCCGCTGGTACCATCCCAATGGCCAGCCGGAAGTGGAGTTCAGCTACGAAGCCGACCAGCGCCACGGGCCCTACAAGTCCTACTACAGCAACGGCAAGCCGCTCTATGAAGGCCGCTACGTCAACGGCGAGCGGCATGGCGAGTGGAAGGAGTATTACCCCTCGGGCCAGCTGCATTCGGTGGTGAACTACCGCTACGGCAGCTGGGTGGGCGAAACCAAGTTCTACTTCCCCAACGGTAAGCTCGAAACCGTGCAGACCTACCTCTACGGCACCGCCGAAGGCCCGTCGCGCTACTACAACCCGGCCGGCGAGCTGATGGAGGAGCGCATGTATGAGCACGGCAACCTCACGGCGTTCCGCAACGGCACCAACCCCGCCGAGCCCTGGCAGCGCATCGAGAAGCTGGCCGGTCCGCTCAAAACCACCTTCGCCAACGGCAAGCCCGCCGCCGACG
Proteins encoded in this region:
- a CDS encoding DNA-binding protein; translated protein: MRTRFCGLFLSLLLAGPTAPLLAQTPAAMSATKPAAPAPAALPSAMRTYSLRLTPGQDLRQQLNAFVEQQQIKAGALVTCVGSLTQATLRLANQEGPSVYRGHFEIVSLVGTLSTNGSHLHLAVSDSTGRTLGGHLLDGNLIYTTAELVLGVLEDVEFRREPDPTFGYRELTVYPAPRNRRRHKK
- a CDS encoding toxin-antitoxin system YwqK family antitoxin — its product is MRLPSYGAVLALLAAAPLAAQGQKAAVRPAATTSATTAAATLPPLVDSRQAVNQGIELHDQGDYAGAIALYSSITPGDTLYAAAQSELATSYVALEKYQEAVDAATRALAQHFHDPQPYVALSWAEEELKHPEKAQAAYDTGLKHFPYNQNLWFNQGVFQVATKQFAPGFASLQRGVSLKPTHANSHYQLAYLASRQGHTSHAMLSMLTYLLLQPAASSHNMLVALEEQATRTAVVEEADKIAPFTPNAAFTELDALLDSKIALRKDYVSKVKFDAALVKQLQLLVEKFPAPAAASTDDFWLRLYGPLVTQLRLNDNLTTATYLALASADDQKAAQWIKGNKSRIEKFYTAISPALLQIREQQSFMHDGKSVQAKGWFDDKGVLNGIGEGTVEGEERRFTGPWLFTDESGTVRQQGLYGPDFKRTGPWRIYYATGVLERTATYRNGELDGLVRDYHDNGQPASEATYVNGKTEGVLKVFSYCGELEGTRTFRAGDLSGPYRELYPDGKTKMQVEVRADKQEGAQTHFYPDGTKEYEYNYVGGKKQGPFLVNYADNQPEKRGTYDQDELHGPYTDYFSNGQLQNTGTYTRGKQTGVWKSYFADGRPSDEKSFDEAGELHGPFRDYTYQGKLYAEVEYEHGRITRQRYFDPATGSRLQDTPVPKKGRVAVQIYGAETGVTGTGTYIDGFMEGEWRWSYANGLLQQIRHYKLGQLQGPALDYHANGQLKQRTSYDGGQLEGSFESFLRDGQRYQTGYYRAGQQQGPWREFYADGQVSEEYEMHQGQKNGPTRSFAPNGKLTESRLYGFGRKLQLTTYDTLGRTVSHVALRPDTKEFTFTFPGGQPHYRTQVACYENRGPARWYHPNGQPEVEFSYEADQRHGPYKSYYSNGKPLYEGRYVNGERHGEWKEYYPSGQLHSVVNYRYGSWVGETKFYFPNGKLETVQTYLYGTAEGPSRYYNPAGELMEERMYEHGNLTAFRNGTNPAEPWQRIEKLAGPLKTTFANGKPAADETVKGGIMDGLRTTYYSSGQVFRRMTYQNGLLTGPLTGFYADGKPMEEEAYLHGELHGRCRYFRPDGTLERTESYRSGEKLGPTVYYDAQGKLTKTEVYWNQYVYEGK